Below is a window of Bacteroidales bacterium DNA.
GTTACCCATCCGCTCAGGCATGTGCAGTGATGAGCGGCGCGTGCTGTTCCCGGATTCCGAGGGTGGACTGCCGCAAAGTGAAGTGACCATTGCCGAAGCCCTTAAAGGAAATGGCTATCGTACAGCAGCAGTAGGCAAATGGCACCTGGGTCATAAGACACCTTACCTGCCTACCGATCACGGGTTTGAAAGTTATTTTGGCATTCCTTATTCCAATGACATGGATAAGGTAAGGGGTACCGATGATCATTTTACCCTGGCAGAAAATGAGCGGTATCAGGCCTATGATGTTCCCCTGATGCGAGATGAGGAAATCGTGGAAAGACCAGCGGACCAACGAACCATTACAAAGAGATATACCGAGGAGGCAGTGGAAAAGATCAGGGATTTCGACGATGAACCCTTCTTTGTTTATCTGGCCCATTCGCTGCCACACATCCCCCTTTTCCGTTCCGGAGAATTTAAAGATGCTTCTTTGGCGGGAATTTACGGCGATGTGATTGAAGAAATTGACTGGTCGGTGGGGAGAGTCCTCGAGACCTTGAAACAAGAAGGCATTGCCGAGAACACGCTGGTGGTGTTTACTTCCGACAACGGACCCTGGCACATTTTCAAGACCCACGGGGGCTTTTCAGGCTTGCTTCGTGGCGCCAAAGGCGGAACCTTCGAAGGAGGCATGCGCGAGCCCACCATTTTCTGGTGGCCCGGTACATTAGAAAAAGGAGTGGTGATGGAAATGGGAACCACCATGGATCTGTTGCCCACATTTTGTGAGCTTTCAAACACAGAGTTACCCGATGACCGGGTATATGACGGGTATGATATTTCTCCCGTACTTATGGGACATGGAGAAACCCCACGTGATGTGGTATTTTATTACCGGGGAGAGCAGGTTTATGCCGTTAGAAAAGGAAATTATAAAGCCCATTTTGTCACCCAGAATGAGTACGGCAGTAAAACAGCCCATCCCATAACGGAAGAAGAACTAGAGATTGGCAGTGAACCAGTACGCCACGATCCGCCCCTGCTTTACAATGTTAACGTGGATCCCGAAGAAAAATACAACGTAGCGGATGAACATCCTGAAGTGATTGCTGAGATAAGGAAGATTCTGGAAGAACACCGCGAAAGCATCAAGCCGGTGGAAAATCAGTTGGAGAAATAGTGTTTTCTGCTATGAAAAATAATAACATCTGAACTATATGGTTCCGTAGAGACACGCCGCGGCGTGTCTCTACTTTAAATGAAATACCTATATCATGAGTTTCATTAATAGAAAACATTCGAGAATGATTGATTCGGAAAATTATAGTTTGAACCACACACATTGGTTCATTGGAATTGTATTATGTGCGTTTGTTTTGCTTTTGGGCTGTAATCGTCTATCTGATCAGGAAGAACAGTTTTTCAGCCAGGCTTCGGAGAATGCAAAATTAGCCAATGAGGGGTTGAGGCGAAGCAATCGTTATATGAATGCCTGGCTGGAAAAGGCAGATACCGAAACCGGATTAATACCCCGAAATTTAGGTGATTCCAGGGACATATGGAACGCCAAAGACGCCGCAGCCGACAATTATCCCTTCATGGTGCTGACGGCTTCCATTACCAACAACGAGCTGTACAAGGGAAGGCTTACAGATATGCTCCGGACAGAGGAGAGGCTGACCTCCCGCCTGGGCGCCCTTCCCGATACCTGGTCGTTTAAAAAGGATGATTTTGCGTCCGGGAGGCCTGACACTGCAGACATCATTTTTGGTGCTTCTGAATACATAAAAGACGGGTTGCTTCCTCTGACAGAGTGGCTTGGCGAGAGCGTCTGGAGCGATCGTATGTTGCATATGATGGATGACATATGGAAATATGCTTCTGTATCTACTGAATACGGGAAAATTCCTTCAGAGAATGTGGAGATTAACGGCGAGATGCTCCAGGCCCTTCCAAGGTTGTATTATATGAAAGATGAAGATAAGTATCTGGACTGGGCTGTGCGTTTGGGCAATTATTACCTTCTGGGTGATGGATACAAGTCTCTTTATCAGAAAGACATTAGACTGCGGGATCATGGCTGTGAGATTATTTCAGGACTTTGTGAACTGTATTGCTGTGTTTCTTTCTCCCGCTCCGATTTAAAAGAAAAGTATAAAGCGCCTTTATACCGGTTACTGGACAGGATTCTGGAGGTAGGGAGAAACCGGCACGGACTGTTCTATAATGTCGTCAACCTGAACAGTGAAGAAATCATTAATGAGGGAATAGCTGACACCTGGGGATATACCTTGAATGGTTATTTTACTGTATACTTGCTTGATGAGACTCAAAAATACCGCCAGCCAGTAATAAATGCATTTAACAACCTGCATCATTATGACGCTTATGACTGGGAAAGCGGCAGCGCTGACGGGTATGCTGATGCCATCGAAAGTGCCCTGAACCTTTACAACAGGGAACCTATGGGTCCAGTGGGGAAGTGGATGGATGATCAAACACAGATTATGTGGTCCATGCAGGACTCCAGCCACCGGGAAAATGCCTTGAAATGGAAAGACTCCGGCATCATTGAGGGCTGGCACGGTGACGGCAACTTTGCCCGAACCACCATCATGTATTGCCTTTGGAAAACCCAGGGCCTTACTGCAAAACCCTGGGATGAATCCCTGCAGTTCGGGGCAGTATCCGATACCAATACCCTGTACATATCCATCCGATCAGGTGAAGCATGGAATGGAGAGCTTATATTCGATTACAAAAGACATAAGAAAAATATGGGCCTGCCGCTTGATTATCCCCGCATCAACCAGTTCCCGGAGTGGTTTACCGTGGACAGAGACAAAAAATATCAGGTAACCCGTGTGAATGAAAATTCAACCAAAACCTATGAAGGAGAAGATTTACTGGATGGGTTGGATCTGAATCTTAAAGGAGGAGACTGGTATTATCTGAAAATAGAGAGAGTTGCAAATTGATTGGCAG
It encodes the following:
- a CDS encoding sulfatase; the protein is MKNFPTKSIALAGVLSLGIPGQQSSFAAEKEKPERPNFVVIFADDLGYGDLGVFGHPTISTPNLDKMAHEGQKWTNFYVAAPVSTPSRAGLLTGRLPIRSGMCSDERRVLFPDSEGGLPQSEVTIAEALKGNGYRTAAVGKWHLGHKTPYLPTDHGFESYFGIPYSNDMDKVRGTDDHFTLAENERYQAYDVPLMRDEEIVERPADQRTITKRYTEEAVEKIRDFDDEPFFVYLAHSLPHIPLFRSGEFKDASLAGIYGDVIEEIDWSVGRVLETLKQEGIAENTLVVFTSDNGPWHIFKTHGGFSGLLRGAKGGTFEGGMREPTIFWWPGTLEKGVVMEMGTTMDLLPTFCELSNTELPDDRVYDGYDISPVLMGHGETPRDVVFYYRGEQVYAVRKGNYKAHFVTQNEYGSKTAHPITEEELEIGSEPVRHDPPLLYNVNVDPEEKYNVADEHPEVIAEIRKILEEHRESIKPVENQLEK